A portion of the Gossypium arboreum isolate Shixiya-1 chromosome 8, ASM2569848v2, whole genome shotgun sequence genome contains these proteins:
- the LOC108468908 gene encoding photosystem II reaction center W protein, chloroplastic-like — protein sequence MATISATSSITIAASLSYKPSSLKLTTPIAIGLPTMAKKVKVMCSMKEEEEKNSSSVGMSAASLLAAAVMSSSPAMALVDERMSTEGTGLPFGLSNNLLGWILFGVFGLIWALYFVYTSSLEEDEESGLSL from the exons ATGGCAACCATTTCAGCTACCTCATCAATCACCATTGCAGCTTCTCTTTCATACAAGCCATCATCACTCAAGCTCACCACCCCAATTGCCATTG GGTTGCCAACAATGGcgaagaaagtgaaagtgatgTGTTCTAtgaaggaggaggaggaaaagaatAGCTCTAGCGTTGGCATGAGTGCTGCATCGCTGTTAGCTGCAGCAGTCATGTCAAGCTCACCGGCTATGGCTCTGGTGGATGAGAGAATGTCCACCGAAGGAACTGGACTTCCCTTTGGGTTGAGCAACAACCTTCTTGGGTGGATCTTGTTTGGTGTATTCGGCTTGATATGGGCTCTTTACTTTGTTTACACTTCATCCCTCGAAGAAGATGAGGAGTCTGGATTGTCCCTCTAA
- the LOC108467754 gene encoding transcription factor UNE12-like: MASNPNEASPDDFLEQILGFPNFAPSETGLAGPDGGLAGTTAGAGTPMFLQLSSGDGASHLGGIGGGGGGAFPGQVFPLGLSLDQGKSGGFLKPEEGSGGSSRRFRDEVVDGRASSVKNVFHGSPMPATVAPSPHPPTMRPRVRARRGQATDPHSIAERLRRERIAERIRALQELVPSVNKTDRAVMLDEIVDYVKFLRLQVKVLSMSRLGGAGAVAPLVTDIPLSSVEDESGDSGRNQPAWEKWSNDGTERQVAKLMEENVGAAMQFLQSKALCIMPISLATAIYHSQPPDTSSIIKPETDPPP; the protein is encoded by the exons ATGGCTAGCAACCCCAACGAGGCTTCCCCTGATGATTTCCTCGAGCAAATCCTCGGATTCCCTAACTTCGCGCCTTCTGAGACGGGTTTGGCGGGACCCGACGGTGGACTGGCAGGAACAACTGCTGGTGCCGGAACGCCAATGTTTCTACAACTCAGCTCTGGCGATGGAGCCAGTCATCTCGGCGGAATCGGCGGCGGTGGAGGCGGCGCGTTTCCCGGTCAGGTTTTTCCGTTGGGGTTGAGCTTAGACCAAGGGAAAAGCGGCGGGTTCTTGAAGCCGGAGGAAGGTTCTGGTGGTAGCAGCAGGCGGTTTCGCGATGAAGTCGTTGATGGCAGGGCTTCCTCAGTTAAAAAC GTTTTCCATGGTTCACCAATGCCGGCTACCGTTGCTCCATCACCGCATCCACCAACAATGCGTCCAAGGGTGCGGGCTAGACGAGGACAGGCCACGGATCCGCATAGCATTGCTGAACGG TTGCGGAGGGAAAGAATTGCTGAAAGAATCCGAGCATTACAGGAACTTGTTCCTAGTGTTAACAAG ACTGATAGAGCGGTCATGCTCGATGAAATTGTAGATTATGTCAAGTTCCTGAGGCTCCAAGTTAAG GTTTTGAGTATGAGTAGGTTAGGCGGGGCGGGGGCAGTGGCACCGCTTGTTACAGACATCCCATTATCATCAGTCGAG GACGAAAGCGGTGACAGTGGAAGGAACCAACCGGCATGGGAGAAATGGTCAAACGACGGCACCGAGCGACAAGTAGCCAAGCTCATGGAAGAAAACGTAGGAGCTGCCATGCAATTCCTTCAATCAAAAGCTCTTTGCATTATGCCAATCTCACTAGCCACCGCCATCTACCACTCGCAACCACCGGATACCTCTTCTATCATCAAGCCCGAAACAGATCCCCCTCCATAA